Proteins encoded within one genomic window of Etheostoma cragini isolate CJK2018 chromosome 21, CSU_Ecrag_1.0, whole genome shotgun sequence:
- the ep300a gene encoding histone acetyltransferase p300 isoform X8, whose product MAENVLDSGPPSAKRPKLSSPALSASASDGNDFGSLFDLEHDLPDELISSNEPGLVNGGDLSQLHTTLGGGPAGLGPGGGSGVAGGMGLGLGGAQDAVAKHKQLSELLRSGAPTSGHQGAMGSQGGPTTMGQHLANMKASPGQGPPQMMGQGQQHLSPQQQANMMQQQQNAAAGMMGGMNRAMMGAQQKGNNGQQQPGMIGTQVMNGSPRMGFGNQGMGGNGNLLAETLQQQGAGGQTGMRGQQPGAMNKMGMMGNPGGPFGGPYAGQGNQGLGGAGLGPQLQNKGPMAQFNVDKKNQPMQGMAAMGSQQSQTGVGGPSGAPVGGAPGMVSNAQAGLVGTQVSAASAAAGAPPTADPEKRKLIQQQLVLLLHAHKCQRREQANGEVRQCNLPHCRTMKNVLNHMTHCQAGKSCQVAHCASSRQIISHWKNCTRHDCPVCLPLKNAGDKRNPQCESLLGAAAAGLGSSLGAVPGGQQSAPNLNPPSQIDPSSIERAYAALGLTYQGNQIQVQTAQSNMSNQGLQGQAGMRPLNPMGANAMGVNGGVGASSQSQQASLLQDTMMHLNVNSQGLMNDASGVGSMPTAGPPSTSGMRKSWHEDITQDLRNHLVHKLVQAIFPTPDPAALKDRRMENLVAYARKVEGDMYESANSRAEYYHLLAEKIYKIQKELEEKRRTRLQKQGLGIGPAGMGQPPTGLPPNGPLPDPSMVRPTGPNQMVNRMQGPGMNQFNQMGMQSMGQRSTPPLSIGASGNQMGMVGSRMGQPNVNQLQNQYLSQGQFSGSGPGVGTAQPGMAQSGAQAGMAQTQMGNSPSLPVASPLAQPGSASGPSGISTVGPMGPQSVGGGGPNSAPAPSMTPSNTNQQPNSIPHLAAMRGSPSPAHSRSPTPHQTPPRLAGSQTPQPHTPNAPQVGPPSAPQQNQLGQGPGSNKSLQQQHMGSAGSTTPSHPGLASSSTPHGAQMPRTPLSQKGSFPGDSQALTPASVSSLDTSSQQPQSNASAGNLDPKMEIKQQDEEDESDPGSCSKGGKLSNLKTEEKPVKLEVKKEECYGEGGKGVPMDTSTATPTASIKTEDRKPEIKKEVKDEEETSEAATPQAPVKKKIFKPEELRQALMPTLESLYRQDPESLPFRMPVDPQLLCIPDYFDIVKNPMDLSTIKRKLDTGQYQEPWQYVDDIWLMFNNAWLYNRKTSRVYKYCSKLAEVFEQEIDPVMQSLGYCCGRKLEFSPQTLCCYGKQLCTIPRDAAYFSYQNSSPKFGLIANRYHFCEKCFNEIQGEMVSLGDDPTQPQTSINKDQFEKKKNDTLDPELLVECMDCGRRMHQICVLHHETIWPSGFVCDGCLKKANKTRKENKYSAKRLPQTKLGCYLEARVNDFLKRQPHTDAGEVFIRVVHVSDKVVEVKPGMKSRFVDSGEMSESFPYRTKALFAFEDIDGSDVCFFGMHVQEYGSDCPQPNQRRVYISYLDSVHFFRPRSLRTAVYHEVLIGYLEYVRKLGYTTGHIWACPPSEGDDYIFHCHPADQKIPKPKRLQEWYKKMLDKAVAERIVHDYKDVFKQATEDRLTSAKELPYFEGDFWPNVLEESIKELEQEEEERKREENSTSNESIDDTKGDSKNAKKKNNKKTSKNKSSLSRANKKKPGMPNVSNDLSQKLYATMEKHKEVWNNMVFFVIRLIAAPMANALPPIVDPDPLMACDLMDGRDAFLTLARDKHLEFSSLRRSLWSSMCMLVELHNQSQDRFVYTCNECKHHVETRFHCTVCEDYDLCITCYNTKGHVHKMEKLGLGLDDESSNQAAATTQSPGDSRRLSIQRCIQSLVHACQCRNANCSLPSCQKMKRVVQHTKSCKRKTNGGCPICKQLIALCCYHAKHCQENKCPVPFCLNIKHKLRQQQLQHRLQQAQMLRRRMASMQRVGQSAPGGAPGGNGLPSPGANNGGTGPGTPTSVGTQPSTPQTPTQGNMPALPQQQGVGIGGMGGMGTPGQQQQVQQQGGAMPPQHHLHQYQPVGGGGGGGMMNSPQQQMVPQLQQQPPNVQQQQQQQQLSGGLPPYNPRPPVASPLHQSLGKPGLGPATPPQQQQQQQPNQGQGSLPAQGQQQGPPLAAVETALKIQRLAETQRQMAQAQAQAQIRGLGQGGMMPSHPHHQNTQAQMGMPHIGAQGMPPQAQGVVGRTMLDPQQQGMQQGGPQLQLPPQVQQQLQQVQQGGGGQLQPANQQWGAGGPAMNPQQRPGIMSHMAPQQQQQPPVGQQQQMNPQQAAPGNRGLMQVMGVSGGPAGAPNSIAAAAASGNLPQAALQDLLRTLRSPSSPLQQQQVLNILRSNPTLMAAFIRQRAARYQGGPGGAGGPPQGGPGGVRFQGAAGVLPGIGGPGANQLATMDGQQQVNVNQAGQPGMNMAQAGAGGGNMPTMAQLQQLQQQQQQQQQQQQQSQQQRPMLPGNLQQQQMAALQQQQQQQQQQQQQQQQQQQQQQQMGNHGQFQQPQGLQQQQGQQGFMQPGQAQPGIPPPSQAQPGGGGVGGAQQQQGGPQGGPGQLGQQQGYPNSMSQVAAALQQRIQHQMQMQQQQQQQQQQQQQQQQQQQQQQHQQQQQQQQQQQQHQQQQQQQQQQQQQQQQQQQQQQQQQNPMGGLQGQDGGPGGGPPGLQPGQGGPGQGQQPQGGVGGGGGGPPHPQTSQGMLHQNIHQRLLQQQHLGGGSPAQHSSPMSPQQQMAQSPHPHLQGQGGLGPAGSLSSQVRSPQPSPRPQSQPAHSSPSPRMQPTSQPQPSPHRISPQTQTGSPHPGHLSQHHPSMAPPQPPQQQQQQQQQQPGGPVDPGQFSSDQSSIMSQLSGMTGMHGGQGGQSDMLGGNNNNNNNNNNNNSSSNNTNNNNQELGTNINHNSLDLM is encoded by the exons ATGGCCGAGAACGTTCTGGACTCTGGCCCGCCTTCAGCCAAAAGGCCTAAACTCTCCTCTCCGGCACTTTCCGCCTCCGCCAGCGATGGAAATG ATTTTGGCTCACTGTTTGACCTGGAGCATGATCTCCCAGACGAGCTCATCAGCTCTAATGAACCAGGCCTGGTCAATGGTGGGGACCTCAGCCAATTGCACACCACTCTTGGAGGAGGACCTGCAGGGCTGGGTCCTGGAGGAGGCAGTGGAGTTGCAGGAGGAATGGGACTTGGACTTGGCGGAGCCCAGGATGCGGTTGCCAAGCACAAACAGCTGTCCGAGCTTTTGCGCTCAGGGGCACCCACCTCGGGACACCAAGGAGCCATGGGCAGCCAAGGAGGCCCCACCACCATGGGGCAACACTTGGCCAACATGAAGGCATCCCCTGGCCAAGGACCTCCACAGATGATGGGCCAGGGGCAGCAGCACCTCTCCCCTCAGCAGCAGGCCAACATGATGCAGCAGCAACAGAATGCTGCAGCTGGAATGATGGGTGGCATGAACAGGGCGATGATGGGAGcacagcagaaaggcaacaatGGACAACAGCAGCCAGGCATGATCGGGACCCAAGTGATGAATGGCTCTCCCAGGATGGGCTTTGGGAACCAGGGGATGGGTGGCAACGGCAACCTGTTGGCCGAGACCCTACAGCAGCAGGGAGCTGGGGGTCAGACCGGGATGAGAGGCCAGCAACCTGGAGCAATGAACAAG ATGGGGATGATGGGGAACCCAGGGGGCCCTTTTGGAGGTCCATATGCAGGGCAGGGGAATCAAGGTCTGGGAGGCGCAGGGCTGGGCCCTCAGCTCCAGAACAAAGGTCCCATGGCCCAGTTCAATGTGGACAAGAAGAACCAGCCCATGCAGGGAATGGCCGCCATG GGCTCCCAGCAGTCACAAACGGGCGTTGGTGGTCCTTCTGGTGCCCCTGTGGGAGGAGCCCCAGGGATGGTGTCCAACGCTCAGGCAGGTCTGGTGGGTACCCAGGTTTCTGCAGCGTCTGCTGCTGCCGGAGCACCACCCACAGCTGACCCTGAGAAGCGCAAGCTGATCCAGCAGCAACTGGTACTCCTGCTCCATGCACACAAGTGCCAGCGGCGGGAGCAGGCCAACGGTGAAGTCCGGCAGTGCAACCTTCCCCACTGCCGAACTATGAAGAATGTCCTCAACCACATGACTCACTGCCAGGCTGGCAAGTCCTGTCAGG TTGCTCACTGTGCATCGTCAAGGCAGATCATCTCTCATTGGAAGAACTGCACGCGGCATGACTGTCCTGTCTGCCTGCCACTGAAGAATGCCGGGGACAAGAGGAACCCGcagtgtgagt CTCTACTCGGTGCAGCCGCTGCAGGTCTGGGCAGCTCTCTCGGGGCAGTACCCGGTGGCCAACAGAGTGCTCCCAACCTCAACCCGCCGAGCCAGATTGACCCCAGCTCCATAGAGAGAGCCTACGCAGCCCTGGGCCTCACCTACCAGGGCAACCAGATCCAGGTTCAGACAGCCCAGTCCAATATGTCCAACCAAGGCTTGCAAGGCCAGGCTGGCATGAGGCCTCTGAACCCAATGG GTGCTAATGCTATGGGAGTGAATGGAGGTGTGGGAGCTTCCTCTCAGAGCCAACAAGCCAGCCTGCTGCAGGATACCATGATGCACCTCAATGTGAACAGCCAAGG TTTGATGAATGATGCCAGTGGGGTTGGTTCCATGCCCACAGCAGGCCCTCCCTCTACCTCAGGCATGAGGAAAAGCTGGCATGAGGACATCACGCAGGACCTACGAAACCACTTGGTACACAAACT TGTTCAGGCCATCTTTCCAACTCCAGATCCTGCTGCGCTCAAGGACCGTCGAATGGAGAACCTGGTAGCCTATGCCAGAAAAGTTGAGGGAGACATGTATGAGTCGGCCAACAGTAGA gcTGAGTACTATCACCTGCTAGCAGAGAAGATCTATAAGATCCAGAAGGAGCTAGAAGAGAAGAGGCGGACCCGGCTCCAGAAGCAGGGTCTGGGCATCGGGCCTGCAGGCATGGGGCAGCCCCCCACTGGACTACCTCCAA ACGGCCCACTCCCTGACCCATCAATGGTGCGACCGACTGGACCAAATCAGATGGTGAACAGGATGCAAGGCCCAG GTATGAATCAGTTCAATCAGATGGGAATGCAGTCTATGGGCCAGAGGTCCACGCCTCCTCTCTCCATAGGAGCATCTGGTAACCAG ATGGGAATGGTGGGGTCAAGGATGGGGCAGCCTAATGTCAATCAGCTGCAGAACCAGTATCTGTCCCAGGGACAGTTCTCCGGCTCAGGACCAGGAGTTGGAACAGCTCAGCCTGGGATGGCCCAATCCGGAGCACAGGCAGGCATGGCACAG ACGCAGATGGGCAATTCTCCTTCTCTTCCGGTTGCTAGTCCTCTAGCACAGCCAGGTTCAGCTAGTGGTCCTAGTGGCATCTCCACAGTGGGGCCCATGGGACCTCAGAGTGTGGGTGGCGGAGGTCCCAACTCAGCCCCTGCTCCCTCAATGACTCCATCTAACACAAACCAGCAACCAAACTCCATCCCCCATTTGGCAGCCATGCGTGGCTCGCCCTCCCCTGCTCACAGCCGTTCTCCCACTCCTCATCAAACACCCCCCAGACTCGCTGGGTCGCAGACCCCACAGCCACACACCCCTAACGCACCACAAGTGGGTCCTCCTTCAGCCCCCCAGCAGAACCAGCTTGGCCAGGGCCCCGGCTCCAACAAGTCCCTCCAACAGCAGCACATGGGCTCAGCTGGTTCGACAACTCCATCTCATCCTGGATTGGCCTCCAGTTCAACGCCGCATGGTGCTCAGATGCCGCGCACTCCG tTGTCCCAGAAGGGTTCATTCCCAGGGGACAGTCAGGCCCTGACTCCAGCCTCTGTCAGCAGCCTGGACACTTCCTCCCAGCAGCCCCAGTCGAACGCTTCAGCCGGCAACCTTGACCCCAAGATGGAGATCAAACAGCAGGATGAGGAGGACGAAAGCGACCCCGGCAGCTGTTCCAAAGGAGGGAAGCTCAGCAACCTCAAAACCGAGGAAAAGCCTGTGAAGTTAGAGGTGAAAAAGGAAGAGTGTTACGGAGAAGGAGGCAAAGGGGTTCCCATGGATACATCGACGGCAACACCGACGGCGAGCATAAAGACGGAAGACAGGAAACCAGAGATAAAGAAGGAGGTGAAAGACGAAGAGGAGACGTCGGAGGCAGCTACTCCACAAGCCCCAGTGAAAAAGAAGA TCTTCAAGCCAGAAGAGCTTCGTCAGGCTCTGATGCCCACACTCGAATCTCTCTACAGACAAGATCCAGAGTCTCTGCCCTTCAGAATGCCTGTAGACCCACAACTGCTGTGCATACCT GACTACTTTGATATTGTGAAGAACCCCATGGACTTGTCTACTATCAAACGAAAGCTGGATACAG GTCAGTACCAGGAACCTTGGCAGTATGTGGATGACATCTGGCTGATGTTTAACAACGCCTGGCTGTACAATCGCAAAACATCCAGAGTCTACAAGTACTGCTCAAAGCTGGCCGAGGTTTTTGAGCAGGAGATCGATCCTGTCATGCAGAGCCTGGGCTACTGTTGTGGGAGGAAG CTGGAGTTCTCCCCTCAGACACTGTGCTGCTACGGAAAGCAGTTGTGTACTATTCCCAGAGATGCTGCTTACTTCAGCTACCAGAACAG TTCACCAAAATTTGGGCTTATTGCTAACAGGTACCACTTCTGCGAGAAGTGCTTCAACGAAATCCAGGGAGAGATGGTTTCCCTGGGCGACGACCCTACCCAGCCACAGAC ATCGATTAACAAGGACCAgtttgagaagaagaagaatgacaCACTGGACCCTGAACT GCTTGTTGAATGTATGGACTGTGGGCGCAGGATGCATCAGATTTGTGTCTTGCACCATGAAACAATCTGGCCATCGGG ttttgtgtgtgaCGGCTGCTTAAAGAAGGCAAACAAGACCAGGAAAGAGAACAAGTATTCTGCCAAAA GGCTGCCCCAGACAAAGTTAGGCTGTTACCTCGAGGCAAGGGTGAATGACTTCCTGAAGCGCCAGCCCCACACGGACGCTGGAGAAGTCTTCATTCGCGTCGTCCACGTCTCTGACAAAGTGGTGGAGGTGAAACCAGGCATGAAGTCCAG ATTTGTGGACAGTGGAGAGATGTCGGAGTCTTTCCCATACAGAACAAAAGCCCTTTTTGCATTCGAGGACATTGACGGATCGGACGTCTGCTTCTTTGGTATGCATGTTCAAGAGTACGGATCCGACTGCCCTCAGCCCAACCAGAG GCGAGTGTACATCTCCTACTTGGACAGTGTACACTTCTTCCGGCCTCGTTCTCTAAGAACAGCAGTCTACCATGAAGTCCTCATCGGCTACTTGGAATATGTCCGGAAGTTGGG CTACACCACTGGGCACATCTGGGCCTGCCCACCTAGTGAAGGGGACGACTACATCTTCCACTGTCACCCTGCGGATCAGAAGATCCCAAAGCCCAAACGCCTCCAAGAGTGGTACAAGAAGATGTTAGACAAAGCTGTGGCAGAGCGGATCGTGCACGATTACAAG GATGTCTTCAAGCAGGCGACAGAGGATCGTTTGACCAGTGCCAAAGAGTTGCCTTACTTTGAGGGTGACTTTTGGCCCAATGTGCTCGAGGAGAGCATCAAAGagctggagcaggaggaggaagaaagaaaaagggaggaaaacagCACTTCCAATGAGAGTATTGAT GACACAAAAGGTGACAGTAAAAATgcgaagaagaagaacaacaagaaGACAAGTAAGAACAAGAGCAGCCTTAGCCGAGCCAATAAGAAGAAGCCGGGGATGCCCAATGTCTCAAATGACCTTTCACAGAAACTCTATGCCACTAtggaaaaacacaaggaggTATGGAACAatatg GTGTTCTTTGTTATCCGGCTCATCGCAGCACCCATGGCAAATGCCTTGCCCCCTATTGTAGACCCAGATCCCCTGATGGCCTGTGACCTCATGGACGGCCGTGACGCCTTCCTGACATTGGCCCGGGACAAACACCTGGAGTTCAGCTCCCTGAGGAGGTCCCTGTGGAGCTCCATGTGCATGTTGGTAGAGTTGCATAACCAAAGCCAGGACCGCTTCGTCTACACGTGTAATGAGTGCAAGCACCATGTGGAGACTCGTTTCCACTGTACCGTCTGTGAG GATTACGACCTCTGCATCACGTGTTACAACACTAAGGGCCATGTGCACAAGATGGAGAAGTTAGGCCTTGGTTTGGATGACGAGAGCAGCAACCAGGCTGCCGCAACCACTCAGAGCCCTGGAGACTCTCGACGCCTTAGCATTCAACGCTGCATCCAGTCCCTCGTCCACGCCTGTCAGTGTCGAAACGCAAACTGCTCTTTGCCGTCCTGCCAGAAGATGAAACGCGTCGTTCAACACACAAAAAGCTGCAAGAGAAAAACCAACGGTGGTTGCCCCATCTGCAAGCAGCTTATCGCGTTGTGTTGCTACCACGCTAAGCACTGTCAGGAGAACAAGTGCCCAGTTCCGTTCTGCCTGAACATCAAGCACAAGCTccggcagcagcagcttcagcacAGGCTCCAGCAAGCCCAGATGCTAAGAAGGAGGATGGCCAGCATGCAGAGAGTGGGCCAGTCCGCTCCTGGAGGAGCTCCCGGGGGCAATGGCCTGCCTTCTCCAGGAGCCAACAATGGAGGAACTGGTCCTGGTACCCCTACATCCGTGGGCACACAGCCTTCTACCCCACAGACACCCACTCAGGGTAACATGCCTGCACTTCCTCAGCAGCAAGGAGTGGGGATTGGCGGAATGGGGGGAATGGGAACCCCAGGCCAGCAACAGCAGGTTCAGCAGCAAGGGGGTGCCATGCCCCCTCAACACCATCTCCATCAGTATCAGCCAGTGggcggaggaggtggagggggaaTGATGAATTCTCCACAGCAGCAGATGGTGCCTCAGCTTCAGCAGCAGCCTCCAAatgtccagcagcagcagcagcagcagcagctctctgGTGGTTTGCCTCCATACAACCCCAGGCCACCTGTGGCTTCTCCTCTCCACCAGTCCCTGGGCAAACCTGGACTGGGTCCAGCCACCCcgccccagcagcagcagcaacaacaacccaACCAGGgacaggggtccctgcctgcaCAAGGCCAGCAGCAAGGGCCCCCTCTGGCTGCTGTAGAGACAGCCCTAAAAATCCAGCGCCTTGCAGAGACCCAGAGACAGATGGCTCAGGCCCAGGCTCAAGCCCAGATACGTGGCTTGGGACAGGGGGGCATGATGCCCTCACATCCTCACCACCAGAACACCCAGGCCCAGATGGGGATGCCCCACATTGGGGCCcagggtatgcccccccaggctCAGGGAGTTGTTGGCAGGACTATGTTAGACCCACAGCAACAGGGAATGCAGCAAGGCGGTCCTCAGTTGCAGTTGCCACCCCAAgttcagcagcagctccagcaagtTCAGCAGGGAGGGGGTGGACAGCTACAGCCCGCAAACCAGCAGTGGGGTGCTGGTGGACCAGCCATGAACCCACAACAAAGGCCAGGCATTATGAGTCACATGgcaccacagcagcagcagcagccaccaGTTGGTCAGCAGCAGCAAATGAATCCGCAACAAGCGGCGCCAGGAAACCGCGGGCTAATGCAGGTAATGGGTGTATCAGGAGGGCCGGCAGGGGCACCCAACTCAatagctgctgcagctgcttcaGGAAACCTACCCCAGGCAGCACTACAAGACCTCCTGCGAACACTGCGCTCTCCTAGCTCGCCCCTTCAACAGCAGCAGGTTCTCAACATCCTTCGTTCCAATCCAACCCTTATGGCCGCTTTCATAAGGCAGAGAGCAGCCAGGTATCAGGGTGGCCCGGGTGGAGCAGGAGGGCCTCCACAAGGGGGCCCTGGAGGTGTGAGGTTCCAAGGTGCTGCCGGAGTACTGCCGGGCATAGGTGGGCCTGGGGCTAATCAGCTGGCTACCATGGATGGGCAACAGCAGGTTAATGTGAACCAGGCAGGCCAGCCAGGGATGAACATGGCTCAGGCTGGAGCAGGTGGAGGAAATATGCCCACCATGGCTCAGCTTCAGcagttacaacaacaacaacagcagcagcaacaacaacaacaacaatcacaacaacaacgtCCAATGTTGCCTGGGAATCTTCAACAACAGCAAATGGCTGCATTACA gcagcagcaacaacaacaacaacaacaacaacaacaacaacaacaacaacaacaacaacaacaacagatggGAAACCACGGGCAGTTCCAGCAGCCTCAAGGACTCCAGCAGCAGCAAGGCCAGCAAGGTTTCATGCAGCCTGGCCAGGCACAGCCAGGGATACCCCCCCCTTCCCAAGCCCAGCCTGGGGGTGGAGGCGTAGGGGgtgcccagcagcagcagggaggaCCACAGGGCGGGCCAGGACAGCTAGGCCAGCAGCAAGGCTACCCCAACTCTATGTCACAAGTAGCTGCAGCACTCCAACAAAGGATCCAGCATCAGATGCAgatgcagcaacaacagcagcaacaacaacagcaacaacaacagcaacaacaacagcaacagcagcagcaacaccaacaacaacaacaacaacagcaacagcagcagcaacaccaacaacaacaacaacaacagcagcaacagcagcagcagcagcagcagcaacaacaacagcaacagcagcagcaaaatccAATGGGAGGGCTACAAGGACAAGACGGAGGGCCCGGCGGAGGCCCTCCTGGGCTCCAGCCTGGACAAGGCGGACCAGGGCAGGGGCAGCAACCACAAGGGGGAGTtggtggaggggggggtgggCCTCCACATCCGCAGACGTCTCAAGGAATGCTTCACCAGAACATCCACCAGAGgctcctgcagcagcagcatctggGTGGGGGCTCTCCAGCCCAGCACAGCAGTCCTATGAGTCCCCAGCAGCAGATGGCGcaatccccccacccccatctcCAAGGACAAGGGGGGCTGGGTCCAGCAGGGTCGCTCAGCAGCCAGGTCCGGTCGCCTCAGCCCTCGCCACGGCCGCAGTCGCAACCTGCGCACTCCAGCCCGTCCCCGCGCATGCAGCCCACCTCCCAACCTCAACCTTCACCCCATCGCATTTCCCCGCAGACCCAGACTGGTTCACCTCATCCGGGGCACCTAAGCCAACATCACCCCAGTATGGCACCGCCCCAACctccgcagcagcagcagcagcagcagcagcagcagccaggtgGTCCTGTAGATCCTGGTCAGTTCAGCTCGGACCAGAGCTCCATCATGTCCCAGCTGAGTGGTATGACAGGGATGCATGGTGGACAGGGGGGGCAGTCGGACATGTTGGgtgggaataataataataataacaataataataataataatagcagcagcaacaacaccaacaataACAACCAGGAGCTGGGAACGAACATTAACCACAACAGTTTAGACCTTATGTAG